Proteins encoded together in one Schumannella luteola window:
- a CDS encoding MurT ligase domain-containing protein encodes MRTLLTIWAAKLAALALRLTGRAGTHVPGRIARRLHPGIIGAVRHPARVVAVTGTNGKTTVSNLLAEALEAEGLRVASNRIGSNLAAGVAMTLIDAVSWTGRSRADVAIIEMDERSARLILPGLKPDVLACTNLTRDSIKRNAHPAYIAWLVSSAVAPSTHLVLNADDLIAASIGGDENRRTFFAVDRQPGDGTTPSGAAVDVAICPVCDHPLSWEYWRFNHIGKAFCPNCGFRAPEAAYRARDVDAAARQLTLDLDGEGRRAHLINDNIVNVYNEIAVAATLDQLAVPRDRIVAAFERIAPPTTRFASEQVGGTTIVRQLTKGLVGVACSRAFQYVAAFPGRKSVVLNIDEVSERTTDVENTAWTYDADYDYLASDEIEQVVVGGVRRYDQALRLAIAGVDPARIVTVADEISGADLVDVEGMAAVANLHSVHNAVITGTPVQSRLRSRLGGSAS; translated from the coding sequence GTGCGGACGCTGCTCACCATCTGGGCGGCGAAGCTCGCGGCGCTGGCTCTCCGGCTGACGGGACGTGCGGGAACGCACGTCCCGGGCCGGATCGCGCGGCGGCTCCACCCGGGCATCATCGGCGCGGTGCGTCATCCCGCGCGGGTCGTGGCGGTGACCGGCACGAACGGCAAGACGACGGTGTCGAACCTGCTCGCCGAAGCACTGGAGGCTGAGGGCCTGCGTGTCGCGAGCAACCGGATCGGGTCGAACCTCGCCGCCGGCGTCGCGATGACCCTGATCGACGCGGTGAGCTGGACGGGCCGCTCGCGCGCCGATGTCGCGATCATCGAGATGGATGAGCGCTCGGCTCGGCTGATCCTGCCGGGCCTGAAGCCCGACGTCCTCGCCTGCACGAACCTGACGCGCGATTCCATCAAGCGCAACGCGCATCCGGCCTACATCGCCTGGCTGGTCTCGTCGGCGGTCGCGCCGTCGACGCACCTGGTGCTCAACGCCGACGATCTCATCGCGGCCTCGATCGGCGGCGACGAGAACCGTCGCACCTTCTTCGCGGTCGACCGCCAGCCGGGCGACGGCACGACGCCCTCGGGCGCGGCCGTGGATGTCGCGATCTGCCCGGTCTGCGATCACCCGCTGAGCTGGGAGTACTGGCGCTTCAACCACATCGGCAAGGCGTTCTGCCCCAACTGCGGCTTCCGCGCCCCTGAGGCCGCCTATCGCGCCCGGGACGTGGACGCGGCGGCCCGTCAGCTCACGCTCGACCTCGACGGCGAGGGGCGCCGCGCGCACCTCATCAACGACAACATCGTCAACGTCTACAACGAGATCGCCGTCGCCGCGACGCTCGACCAGCTGGCCGTGCCGCGCGACCGCATCGTCGCCGCCTTCGAGCGGATCGCCCCGCCGACGACGCGCTTCGCCTCCGAACAGGTCGGCGGCACCACGATCGTGCGCCAGCTGACTAAGGGCCTGGTGGGCGTGGCGTGCTCGCGCGCCTTCCAGTACGTCGCCGCGTTCCCCGGACGCAAGTCGGTCGTGCTCAACATCGACGAGGTCAGCGAGCGCACCACCGACGTCGAGAACACCGCCTGGACCTACGACGCCGACTACGACTACCTCGCGTCCGACGAGATCGAGCAGGTCGTCGTCGGGGGAGTGCGGCGTTACGACCAGGCGCTGCGGCTGGCGATCGCGGGGGTCGACCCTGCGCGCATCGTGACCGTCGCCGACGAGATCTCGGGCGCCGACCTCGTGGATGTCGAGGGGATGGCGGCCGTCGCCAACCTGCACAGCGTGCACAACGCCGTCATCACCGGCACCCCCGTGCAGAGCCGTCTTCGCAGTCGACTCGGCGGGAGCGCCTCGTGA
- a CDS encoding sugar-transfer associated ATP-grasp domain-containing protein: MLLRLRYLLNRARRLSPANLLGFAGRIAAGSSRSRLGILIDMLWCSVRYETAFQDYADWDFHLLTRAERATYMTHPKSNHLVERYNAKEFRHTFRDKIEFNTAFAPFIGRDWLDVRVASPEQIADFAARHGRIMAKVPDSLSGLGIKSYRAAEIEDWTAFREKLLAGRQFLLEEFITQHSDMAALYPDSVNSLRVITFAEHGKVSVLASVLKVGNGGDIDNFSGGGMYTMLDEHGVAHHPAFDAAGGTFAAHPISGTSIVGFRVPLFAETLELLDDVAVRIPEMPYIGWDVAIGTTAPMLIEGNPNSGVYQLKPSLSGVRTGLLPRYREVMHF; encoded by the coding sequence GTGCTGCTGCGCCTCCGCTACCTCCTCAACCGCGCCCGTCGACTCAGCCCCGCGAATCTGCTCGGCTTCGCCGGTCGCATCGCCGCCGGCAGCTCCCGGTCGCGGCTGGGCATCCTCATCGACATGCTCTGGTGCTCGGTGCGCTACGAGACCGCCTTCCAGGACTACGCCGACTGGGACTTCCACCTGCTGACGCGGGCCGAGCGCGCGACCTACATGACGCACCCGAAGTCGAATCACCTCGTCGAGCGCTACAACGCGAAAGAGTTCCGGCACACCTTCCGCGACAAGATCGAGTTCAACACCGCGTTCGCGCCGTTCATCGGGCGCGACTGGCTGGATGTGCGCGTCGCCAGCCCCGAGCAGATCGCCGACTTCGCTGCGCGGCACGGCCGCATCATGGCGAAGGTGCCCGACAGCCTCTCCGGGCTCGGCATCAAGTCCTACCGCGCGGCCGAGATCGAGGACTGGACGGCCTTCCGCGAGAAGCTGCTCGCCGGACGGCAGTTCCTGCTCGAGGAGTTCATCACCCAGCACTCCGACATGGCGGCGCTCTACCCCGACAGCGTCAACTCGCTGCGGGTCATCACCTTCGCCGAGCACGGGAAGGTCAGTGTGCTCGCCTCCGTGCTGAAGGTCGGCAACGGCGGCGACATCGACAACTTCTCGGGCGGCGGCATGTACACGATGCTCGACGAGCACGGCGTCGCGCACCATCCGGCCTTCGACGCCGCCGGCGGCACCTTCGCGGCGCACCCGATCAGCGGCACCTCGATCGTCGGCTTCCGCGTGCCGCTCTTCGCCGAGACGCTGGAACTGCTGGACGACGTCGCCGTGCGCATCCCCGAGATGCCCTACATCGGCTGGGACGTCGCGATCGGCACGACCGCGCCGATGCTGATCGAGGGAAACCCCAACTCGGGCGTCTACCAGCTCAAGCCCTCGCTCTCGGGCGTGCGCACCGGGCTGCTTCCCCGCTACCGCGAGGTCATGCACTTCTGA
- a CDS encoding DUF7455 domain-containing protein, with protein MTQMTDSAIDATLTALDRCDSCGAQAYIRVTLASGELLFCAHHGAKFKEKLSGQAIEWHDETARLQETR; from the coding sequence ATGACGCAGATGACTGACAGCGCCATCGACGCCACCCTCACCGCCCTCGACCGCTGCGACTCCTGCGGAGCCCAGGCGTACATCCGTGTGACGCTCGCCTCGGGTGAGCTGCTCTTCTGCGCCCACCACGGCGCGAAGTTCAAGGAGAAGCTGTCCGGTCAGGCCATCGAGTGGCACGACGAGACGGCGCGTCTCCAGGAGACCCGCTGA
- a CDS encoding DNA gyrase/topoisomerase IV subunit B: MADDYSARHLSVLEGLEAVRKRPGMYIGSTDSRGLMHCLWEIIDNSVDEALAGHGSSIEVLLHGDASVEVRDKARGIPVDVEPKTGLTGVEVVFTKLHAGGKFGGGSYGASGGLHGVGASVVNALSERLDVEVDRGGKTYAMSFRRGEPGTFADSGEKTPDAPFTPFVSGSELRVIGKTAKGVTGTRIRYWADRQIFGRDAEFQLLDLIGRARQTAFLVPGLGIELVDERGQETVREKFQFDGGITEFVDFLAPDAGVTDVWRITGTGSYKETVPVLQPNGHMEPTELDRECEVELALRWGTGYETVFRSFVNIIATPKGGSHQTGFEQGLMKFFRAETERNARKLKMGSDKLEKDDILAGLTAVLTVRLPEPQFEGQTKEVLGTPAVRAIVANVVNSALAERFASTRREDKAQAASVLDKVVAEMKSRIAARAHKETQRRKNALESSSLPAKLVDCRSNDVAESELFIVEGDSALGTAKLARDSEFQALLPIRGKILNTQKASVSDMLSNAECASIIQVVGAGSGRTFDLEQARYGKVIIMSDADVDGAHIRTLLLTLFFRYMRPMIEDGRVYAAVPPLHRVVAINNGSKPNDVIYTYSEQELHSVLAGLKKSGRRYQEPIQRYKGLGEMDADQLAETTMSRSHRTLRRVQVTDAEAAANVFELLMGNDVAPRKDFIIAGQGLNRARIDA; encoded by the coding sequence GTGGCCGACGACTACTCCGCCCGTCATCTCTCGGTTCTCGAGGGCCTCGAGGCGGTGCGCAAGCGCCCGGGCATGTACATCGGCTCGACCGACTCGCGCGGTCTGATGCACTGCCTGTGGGAGATCATCGACAACTCGGTCGACGAGGCGCTCGCCGGTCACGGCTCGAGCATCGAGGTGCTGCTGCACGGCGACGCGAGCGTCGAGGTGCGCGACAAGGCGCGCGGCATCCCGGTGGATGTCGAGCCCAAGACCGGTCTCACCGGCGTCGAAGTGGTCTTCACGAAACTGCACGCCGGCGGCAAGTTCGGCGGCGGCTCCTACGGGGCCTCGGGCGGCCTGCACGGCGTCGGCGCTTCGGTCGTCAACGCGCTCTCGGAGCGCCTCGATGTCGAGGTCGACCGCGGCGGCAAGACCTACGCCATGTCCTTCCGCCGTGGCGAGCCCGGCACCTTCGCCGACAGCGGCGAGAAGACTCCGGATGCGCCGTTCACCCCCTTCGTCTCGGGCAGCGAGCTGCGCGTCATCGGCAAGACGGCCAAGGGGGTGACCGGCACCCGCATCCGCTACTGGGCCGACCGCCAGATCTTCGGCCGCGACGCGGAGTTCCAGCTGCTCGACCTGATCGGCCGCGCGCGCCAGACCGCCTTCCTCGTGCCGGGTCTCGGGATCGAGCTCGTCGACGAGCGCGGCCAGGAGACGGTGCGGGAGAAGTTCCAGTTCGACGGCGGCATCACCGAGTTCGTCGACTTCCTCGCGCCGGATGCGGGCGTCACCGACGTCTGGCGCATCACCGGAACCGGCAGCTACAAGGAGACCGTGCCGGTGCTGCAGCCGAACGGGCACATGGAGCCGACCGAGCTCGACCGCGAGTGCGAGGTCGAGCTGGCGCTGCGCTGGGGCACCGGCTACGAGACCGTGTTCCGCAGCTTCGTCAACATCATCGCCACGCCGAAGGGCGGCTCGCACCAGACCGGCTTCGAGCAGGGCCTGATGAAGTTCTTCCGCGCCGAGACCGAGCGCAACGCCCGCAAGCTGAAGATGGGCAGCGACAAGCTCGAGAAGGACGACATCCTCGCCGGTCTCACCGCCGTGCTGACGGTGCGCCTGCCCGAGCCGCAGTTCGAGGGTCAGACGAAGGAGGTGCTGGGCACGCCGGCCGTGCGCGCGATCGTCGCGAACGTCGTGAACTCGGCACTCGCCGAGCGCTTCGCCTCGACCAGGCGCGAAGACAAGGCGCAGGCCGCCAGCGTGCTCGACAAGGTCGTCGCCGAGATGAAGAGCCGCATCGCGGCCCGCGCGCACAAGGAGACGCAGCGCCGCAAGAACGCGCTCGAGTCGTCGTCGCTGCCGGCCAAGCTCGTCGACTGCCGTTCGAACGACGTCGCCGAGAGCGAGTTGTTCATCGTCGAGGGCGATTCGGCGCTCGGCACGGCGAAGCTCGCCCGCGACAGCGAGTTCCAGGCGCTGCTGCCCATCCGCGGCAAGATCCTCAACACCCAGAAGGCCTCCGTCTCCGACATGCTCTCGAACGCCGAGTGCGCGTCGATCATCCAGGTCGTCGGCGCCGGATCCGGCCGCACCTTCGACCTCGAGCAGGCGCGCTACGGCAAGGTCATCATCATGAGCGACGCGGATGTCGACGGCGCGCACATCCGCACCCTGCTGCTGACGCTGTTCTTCCGCTACATGCGGCCGATGATCGAAGACGGCCGCGTCTACGCGGCGGTGCCGCCGCTGCATCGCGTCGTAGCGATCAACAACGGGTCGAAGCCGAACGACGTGATCTACACGTACTCCGAGCAGGAGCTGCACTCGGTGCTCGCCGGTCTGAAGAAGTCGGGGCGCCGGTACCAGGAGCCGATCCAGCGCTACAAGGGACTCGGCGAGATGGACGCCGATCAGCTGGCCGAGACGACGATGAGCCGCTCGCACCGCACCCTGCGCCGCGTGCAGGTCACCGACGCTGAGGCGGCCGCGAACGTGTTCGAGCTGCTCATGGGCAACGACGTCGCGCCGCGCAAGGACTTCATCATCGCCGGGCAGGGCCTCAACCGGGCCCGCATCGACGCCTGA
- a CDS encoding carboxylesterase/lipase family protein codes for MTGTAGDVQLEGTLTVSTTAGVVEGVVRRGLRMWRGIPYAAAPIGPRRLRAPEPPAPWSGVRPAVEFGPIAPQDPRGPVAIPTLPSDQDEDCLTLNVIAPRPTTAKLRPVMVFVHGGAFSVGSSREMPEQGEGLVHDGGVVFVNLNYRLAGLGWLDFSRYGTPDRPIDSNLGLRDVVAALEWIRDNIAAFGGDPDNVTLFGESAGAGVVTTLMTAPAARGLFAKAIAESSPVEAVYSRELQSEWAADFLRILRAVIEEKHPGVTEGRSEVEVIDHAAATAWVLASQRFAEGAIDRTPGTVAWVGVLDGEFLPQRPTTAFAEGSAMPIPLIIGTNDREGSLFRGRLDILATTPDRIRAILSGTDADAVTALTATYPGLPKQRHAMDLAGDHAFWYPSVAAASGHSRYAPTYMYRFDLAPRLARLLGLDATHGIELFAVFDKARSALGRVMGSLGGYRDFERAGRRVRTNWLHFAYSGEVDPGWPRYDEQGRLTLIIDVDDRIESDPRGDRRRAWERFIPHV; via the coding sequence GTGACCGGAACGGCAGGCGACGTGCAGCTCGAAGGCACCCTGACGGTGTCGACGACCGCCGGCGTGGTCGAGGGGGTCGTGCGCCGCGGTCTGCGGATGTGGCGTGGAATCCCCTACGCCGCCGCGCCGATCGGACCGCGGCGACTGCGGGCGCCCGAGCCGCCCGCGCCCTGGTCAGGGGTCCGCCCGGCGGTGGAGTTCGGCCCCATCGCCCCACAGGATCCGCGCGGGCCGGTCGCGATCCCGACGCTGCCGAGCGATCAGGACGAGGACTGCCTGACGCTCAACGTGATCGCACCCCGGCCGACGACCGCGAAGCTGCGTCCCGTCATGGTGTTCGTGCACGGCGGCGCCTTCTCGGTCGGCTCCTCGCGCGAGATGCCCGAGCAGGGCGAGGGCCTCGTGCACGACGGGGGCGTCGTCTTCGTGAACCTCAACTACCGACTCGCCGGGCTCGGCTGGCTCGACTTCTCCCGCTACGGCACACCTGATCGTCCGATCGACTCGAACCTGGGCCTGCGCGACGTCGTCGCCGCTCTGGAGTGGATCCGCGACAACATCGCGGCCTTCGGCGGCGACCCCGACAACGTGACGCTGTTCGGCGAGTCCGCCGGTGCCGGCGTCGTCACGACGCTGATGACGGCGCCCGCCGCGCGCGGCCTCTTCGCCAAGGCGATCGCCGAGAGCTCGCCGGTCGAGGCCGTGTACTCGCGCGAGCTGCAGTCCGAGTGGGCCGCCGACTTCCTGCGCATCCTGCGCGCGGTGATCGAGGAGAAGCACCCCGGCGTGACCGAGGGCCGCTCCGAGGTCGAGGTCATCGACCACGCCGCCGCCACCGCCTGGGTCCTCGCCTCGCAGCGCTTCGCCGAGGGGGCGATCGACCGCACCCCGGGCACCGTCGCCTGGGTCGGCGTGCTCGACGGCGAGTTCCTGCCGCAGCGGCCGACCACGGCCTTCGCCGAGGGCAGCGCGATGCCGATCCCGCTCATCATCGGCACGAACGACCGCGAGGGGTCGCTGTTCCGCGGCCGGCTCGACATCCTCGCGACGACGCCCGACCGCATCCGCGCGATCCTCTCCGGAACGGATGCCGACGCGGTCACCGCGCTCACCGCGACCTACCCCGGTCTGCCGAAGCAGCGCCACGCGATGGATCTGGCCGGTGACCACGCCTTCTGGTACCCGTCGGTCGCGGCGGCGTCCGGTCACTCGCGCTACGCCCCGACCTACATGTACCGTTTCGACCTCGCCCCGCGGCTCGCCCGGCTGCTGGGGCTGGATGCGACGCACGGCATCGAGCTCTTCGCCGTCTTCGACAAAGCGCGCAGCGCTCTCGGCCGGGTCATGGGCTCGCTCGGCGGCTACCGCGACTTCGAGCGGGCAGGACGCCGGGTGCGCACCAACTGGCTGCACTTCGCCTACTCGGGCGAGGTCGATCCGGGATGGCCGCGCTACGACGAGCAGGGCCGGCTGACCCTGATCATCGACGTGGATGATCGCATCGAGTCCGACCCGCGCGGCGACCGCCGTCGCGCCTGGGAGCGCTTCATCCCGCACGTCTGA
- a CDS encoding DNA gyrase/topoisomerase IV subunit A, with protein MTPPAKSPANAGDTTGPGERIEDIDLALEMQGSFLEYAYSVIYSRALPDARDGLKPVQRRILFQMGEMGLRPDRGHVKSARVVGDVMGRLHPHGDSAIYDALVRLSQDFALRVPLVDGHGNFGSLDDGPAASRYTEARLQAAAMTMIDGLDEDVVDFVPNYDNQLEQPSVLPAAYPNLLVNGTSGIAVGMATNMAPHNLIEVVAAARHLLDNPEATLEELMAFVPGPDLPTGGTIVGLDGIRDAYATGRGSFKTRAKVSVEQLGPRRTGLVVTELPYLVGPERVIEKIKDGVSAKKINGIADVVDLTDRKHGLRLVIGIKTGFSPDAVLEQLYRLTPLEDGFSINNVALVEGSPQTLGLVQLLRVYLDHRIEVVTRRCRYRLARKRERLHLVDGLLIAILDIDEVIQVIRSSDDTAQARSRLMDVFDLSQLQADYILELQLRRLTKFSRIELEKERDQLRAEIADLEELLASSVKLRALVSNELDEVAERFGTPRRTLLTNARPSVATAGARKAAAAASLEIADAPTVVALSTTGRAVRIDLPEGVDEITPPARRSRHDAILSTVRTTTRGELGAITSRGRLVRFTPIDLPAVPPNSVQLAAGAKIGEYLGLADKKERVLAIVQLDSATPLALGTRDGVVKRVIPNAWPNRPDFEVVALKGSDEVVGAAPADDDRELVFVTSDAQLLHFPANGVRPQGAAAGGMAGIKLGSGATAIYFGVVDPEGAVVVTISSGETLVGADPGRAKVSDFAEFPGKGRATGGVRAHAFLKGETQLSLAWVGRGPALAVGSDGQQRALPEGGARRDASGTPQDAVVGSVGTGI; from the coding sequence ATGACTCCCCCAGCGAAGAGCCCTGCCAACGCGGGCGACACCACCGGCCCCGGAGAGCGCATCGAGGACATCGACCTCGCGCTCGAGATGCAGGGCTCGTTCCTCGAATACGCCTACTCCGTCATCTACTCGCGGGCGCTCCCCGACGCGCGCGACGGACTCAAGCCGGTGCAGCGCCGCATCCTGTTCCAGATGGGCGAGATGGGCCTGCGACCTGACCGCGGGCACGTCAAGAGCGCCCGCGTCGTCGGCGACGTGATGGGGCGCCTGCACCCGCACGGCGACAGCGCGATCTACGACGCCCTCGTGCGCCTCTCCCAGGACTTCGCGCTGCGGGTGCCGCTCGTCGACGGCCACGGCAACTTCGGCTCGCTGGATGACGGCCCCGCCGCGTCGCGCTACACCGAGGCGCGGCTGCAGGCCGCGGCGATGACGATGATCGACGGGCTCGACGAAGACGTCGTCGACTTCGTGCCCAACTACGACAACCAGCTCGAGCAGCCGAGCGTGCTGCCCGCCGCGTACCCGAACCTGCTCGTCAACGGCACGAGCGGCATCGCGGTCGGCATGGCGACGAACATGGCGCCGCACAACCTCATCGAGGTCGTCGCGGCCGCGCGCCACCTCCTCGACAACCCGGAGGCGACCCTCGAGGAGCTCATGGCCTTCGTGCCCGGGCCCGACCTGCCGACCGGCGGCACGATCGTCGGACTCGACGGCATCCGCGACGCCTACGCCACCGGTCGCGGCTCGTTCAAGACCCGCGCGAAGGTCAGTGTCGAGCAGCTCGGCCCCCGCCGCACCGGCCTCGTCGTCACCGAACTGCCGTACCTCGTCGGCCCGGAGCGGGTGATCGAGAAGATCAAGGACGGCGTCTCGGCGAAGAAGATCAACGGCATCGCCGACGTCGTCGATCTCACCGACCGCAAGCACGGCCTGCGCCTGGTGATCGGAATCAAGACCGGCTTCAGTCCGGATGCGGTGCTCGAGCAGCTCTACCGACTCACCCCGCTCGAAGACGGCTTCTCGATCAACAACGTCGCTCTCGTCGAGGGCAGCCCGCAGACGCTCGGGCTCGTGCAGCTGCTGCGGGTGTACCTCGACCACCGCATCGAGGTCGTCACCCGCCGCTGCCGGTACCGCCTCGCTCGAAAGCGGGAGCGCCTGCACCTCGTCGACGGACTGCTCATCGCGATCCTCGACATCGACGAGGTCATCCAGGTCATCCGCTCCTCGGACGACACCGCGCAGGCGCGCAGCCGCCTGATGGACGTCTTCGACCTCAGCCAGCTGCAGGCCGACTACATCCTCGAGCTGCAGCTGCGTCGCCTGACGAAGTTCAGCCGCATCGAGCTCGAGAAGGAGCGCGACCAGCTGCGCGCCGAGATCGCCGACCTCGAGGAGCTGCTCGCCAGCTCGGTCAAGCTGCGCGCGCTCGTGTCGAACGAGCTCGACGAGGTCGCCGAGCGGTTCGGCACGCCCCGCCGCACCCTGCTGACGAACGCGCGTCCCTCCGTGGCGACCGCGGGTGCGCGCAAGGCCGCCGCCGCGGCGAGCCTGGAGATCGCGGATGCGCCCACCGTCGTCGCGCTCTCGACGACCGGGCGCGCCGTGCGCATCGACCTGCCGGAGGGCGTCGACGAGATCACGCCGCCGGCGCGTCGCAGCCGCCACGACGCGATCCTCTCGACCGTGCGCACCACCACGCGCGGCGAGCTCGGAGCGATCACCTCGCGCGGACGGCTCGTGCGCTTCACGCCGATCGACCTGCCCGCGGTGCCGCCGAACTCGGTGCAGCTGGCGGCGGGAGCGAAGATCGGCGAGTACCTGGGGCTGGCGGACAAGAAGGAGCGCGTGCTGGCCATCGTGCAGCTCGACTCCGCGACGCCGCTCGCACTCGGAACCCGCGACGGCGTGGTGAAGCGCGTCATCCCGAACGCGTGGCCGAACCGCCCCGACTTCGAGGTCGTCGCGCTCAAGGGCTCGGACGAGGTCGTGGGCGCCGCCCCCGCCGATGACGATCGCGAGCTCGTCTTCGTCACCTCGGACGCGCAGCTGCTGCATTTCCCGGCGAACGGCGTGCGGCCCCAGGGCGCTGCGGCCGGTGGCATGGCCGGCATCAAGCTCGGCAGCGGCGCGACCGCGATCTACTTCGGCGTCGTCGACCCCGAGGGCGCCGTGGTCGTGACGATCTCCTCCGGAGAGACGCTCGTCGGCGCCGATCCGGGTCGGGCCAAGGTCTCCGATTTCGCCGAGTTCCCCGGCAAGGGACGCGCCACCGGCGGTGTGCGCGCGCACGCCTTCCTCAAGGGCGAGACGCAGCTCTCGCTCGCCTGGGTCGGGCGGGGTCCGGCACTCGCGGTCGGCTCCGACGGACAGCAGCGGGCGCTCCCCGAGGGCGGCGCGCGCCGTGACGCCTCGGGTACGCCGCAGGATGCCGTGGTCGGCTCGGTCGGCACCGGGATCTGA
- a CDS encoding alkaline phosphatase family protein codes for MLPARQDTRFRLAEVLPDSLRTVLGEPSSLGLPPARRVIVALVDGLGAAALRERLGHARRLAPGFVKGATAAVGFPSTTAAMITTLTTGVEPGIHGLVGYSALDVANDRVLNLLNGWDALSDPLDWQRAPTMFERAVEAGVPALVIAPPRYRDSGFTRAALRGAEFLPGQSIEDRVARAGEELRRHDRLLAYLYIPELDQIAHRHGVESGEWTAALEQADAALGDLIRRLGPDDLLLVTADHGVVDVPEDGHVIPEPELFDGVRHVAGEPRCLQLHLGPGLDAAATAERWQRRLGKLAWVATREEAIRGGLFGATVDPAIAPRIGDVLVGARGRVAFYQDAASPSRGMVGQHGSSTPEEVLVPLLRFRGV; via the coding sequence ATGCTACCGGCGCGTCAGGACACCCGGTTCCGACTTGCCGAGGTGCTGCCGGATTCGCTGCGCACCGTTCTCGGCGAGCCCTCGTCGCTCGGCCTGCCGCCGGCGCGACGCGTGATCGTCGCCCTCGTCGACGGCCTCGGCGCCGCCGCACTGCGCGAGCGCCTCGGGCACGCCCGCCGGCTCGCCCCCGGCTTCGTCAAGGGGGCGACGGCCGCGGTCGGGTTCCCGTCGACGACCGCCGCGATGATCACGACGCTCACCACCGGGGTCGAGCCCGGCATCCACGGCCTCGTCGGCTACTCGGCACTCGACGTCGCGAACGACCGCGTGCTCAACCTGCTGAACGGCTGGGATGCGCTGAGCGACCCGCTCGACTGGCAGCGTGCGCCCACCATGTTCGAGCGGGCGGTCGAGGCCGGCGTGCCCGCCCTGGTGATCGCCCCGCCGCGCTATCGCGACTCGGGGTTCACGCGCGCCGCACTGCGGGGGGCCGAGTTCCTGCCCGGACAGTCGATCGAGGATCGCGTGGCGCGCGCCGGCGAGGAGCTGCGACGCCACGACCGGCTGCTGGCCTACCTCTACATCCCCGAGCTCGATCAGATCGCCCACCGCCACGGGGTGGAGTCGGGGGAGTGGACGGCGGCGCTGGAGCAGGCGGATGCCGCTCTCGGCGACTTGATCCGGCGCCTCGGCCCCGATGACCTCCTGCTGGTCACGGCCGATCACGGGGTCGTCGACGTGCCGGAGGACGGGCATGTCATCCCCGAGCCTGAGCTCTTCGACGGCGTGCGCCACGTCGCGGGCGAGCCGCGCTGCCTGCAGCTGCACCTCGGGCCGGGTCTCGACGCGGCCGCGACCGCGGAGCGCTGGCAACGGCGTCTGGGCAAGCTCGCCTGGGTGGCGACGCGCGAGGAGGCGATCCGCGGCGGGCTGTTCGGCGCGACCGTCGACCCGGCCATCGCGCCGCGCATCGGCGACGTGCTGGTCGGTGCACGCGGACGCGTCGCCTTCTACCAGGATGCGGCGTCGCCGTCGCGCGGCATGGTCGGCCAGCACGGCTCGTCGACGCCCGAGGAGGTCCTCGTTCCGCTGCTGCGCTTCCGCGGGGTCTGA
- the sepH gene encoding septation protein SepH, with translation MQELKVTGVEDGALVVVDIHGTEYRVAVDDATAARLRRPRAVARGERKVAPREIQAHIRAGLSADDVAAITGADVDDVKRYEGPVLAEREYIVESALSVAVHTPQDADDERPSFGSVIRTRLADAEAVDERWSSWKDPEQGWVVKVTFTANTVEHDARWGFDPRKRSLSPLNADAITLSQQQVETPAPLIPRLRAVPSDGAGESARFDSNAFRVEPGSAGPEVQQVGFGRDADLNQTADLLEALRRRRGEREPLPMDEPEPEIDHPSLSTPPSIRLVEVPLEGLEGSTPATPVADDEHPDWDAQADAAAETEPAPAPAPQRVAETTNAARAPRRSRAAMPSWDEIVFGARTDDD, from the coding sequence ATGCAGGAGCTGAAGGTCACCGGAGTCGAGGACGGAGCGCTCGTCGTCGTCGACATCCACGGCACCGAGTACCGCGTCGCAGTCGACGACGCCACGGCCGCGCGCCTGCGCCGCCCTCGCGCGGTCGCGCGCGGAGAGCGCAAGGTCGCCCCGCGCGAGATCCAGGCGCATATCCGCGCCGGACTGTCCGCCGACGACGTGGCCGCCATCACCGGCGCCGACGTCGACGACGTGAAGCGCTACGAGGGACCCGTGCTCGCCGAGCGCGAGTACATCGTCGAGTCGGCGCTCAGCGTCGCCGTGCACACGCCTCAGGACGCCGACGACGAGCGGCCGAGCTTCGGCTCGGTCATCCGCACGCGTCTCGCCGACGCCGAGGCGGTCGATGAGCGCTGGAGCAGCTGGAAGGACCCGGAGCAGGGCTGGGTGGTCAAGGTCACCTTCACCGCGAACACGGTCGAGCACGACGCCCGCTGGGGTTTCGACCCGCGCAAGCGCTCCCTCTCGCCGCTCAACGCCGACGCGATCACGCTCTCGCAGCAGCAGGTCGAGACCCCGGCTCCCCTCATCCCCCGCCTGCGCGCGGTGCCGAGCGACGGCGCGGGCGAGTCCGCGCGGTTCGACAGCAACGCCTTCCGCGTGGAGCCCGGCAGCGCCGGCCCCGAGGTGCAGCAGGTCGGCTTCGGGCGCGACGCCGACCTGAATCAGACCGCCGACCTGCTCGAGGCGCTGCGCCGTCGCCGGGGCGAGCGTGAGCCGCTGCCCATGGACGAGCCGGAGCCCGAGATCGACCACCCGTCGCTCTCGACGCCGCCGAGCATCCGTCTGGTCGAGGTGCCGCTCGAGGGACTCGAGGGCTCGACGCCCGCGACGCCGGTCGCCGACGACGAGCACCCCGACTGGGATGCCCAGGCCGACGCCGCCGCGGAGACCGAGCCGGCGCCGGCTCCTGCCCCGCAGCGCGTCGCGGAGACCACGAACGCGGCTCGCGCGCCGCGCCGCAGCCGCGCGGCGATGCCGAGCTGGGACGAGATCGTCTTCGGCGCCCGCACCGACGACGACTGA